One Spinacia oleracea cultivar Varoflay chromosome 4, BTI_SOV_V1, whole genome shotgun sequence DNA segment encodes these proteins:
- the LOC130471861 gene encoding ATP-dependent DNA helicase Q-like SIM has product MTSSAGFQAAFSANSSSEVDDSAATHLGAVEKSSLTSYSLNSAHRTVEDVELGPDWDQKANSLLRKHFGYSGLKSFQMEALGAWFSQQDCLVLAATGSGKSLCFQLPALLTGKVVVVISPLISLMHDQCLKLSKHGISACFLGSGQPDNTVEKKAMNGMYSVVYVCLETLLR; this is encoded by the exons ATGACGTCTTCAGCCGGATTTCAAGCCGCATTCTCTGCAAACTCCAGCTCTGAGGTGGATGACTCGGCGGCGACTCATCTGGGTGCGGTGGAA AAATCTTCGCTGACATCTTACAGTCTGAACTCAGCCCATAGAACAGTAGAGGATGTAGAACTTGGACCAGACTGGGACCAGAAAGCCAACAGCCTGCTGCGTAAACATTTTGGGTACTCCGGGTTGAAAAGTTTTCAAATGGAAGCTCTTGGTGCTTGGTTTTCTCAGCAAGACTGTCTTGTTCTTGCAGCAACAGGGTCTG GGAAATCTCTGTGCTTTCAGCTACCTGCGCTTTTGACAGGGAAGGTCGTGGTCGTGATTTCTCCATTGATAAGCTTGATGCATGACCAGTGCTTAAAGCTATCAAAACATGGCATCTCTGCATGTTTCCTTGGATCAGGACAACCAGATAACACCGTTGAGAAGAAAGCAATGAACGGCATGTATTCCGTTGTATACGTTTGCCTCGAAACACTGCTTAGGTGA